A stretch of Paraburkholderia phenazinium DNA encodes these proteins:
- the pbpC gene encoding penicillin-binding protein 1C, with amino-acid sequence MSLLRSLLHACGRWLHRWQNWLVGALLVVGVLAGCRLWPHPSLQGWKPSSTAFYDDHGRLLRLTLASDDRYRLWVPLKDMSPQLVDAVLLHEDRWYRWHPGFNPYGLARGAWVTYVRHGNPQGGSTITMQLARSLWQLNTRTPWGKLKQVGRAIQLELFYSKQQILEAYLNDAPYGRNVEGAGAASIAYFNKPVGALSLPEALTLAVIPQDPARRLPRVPTRGPAGADGVINPQLTTSRNRLYARWLAGHPQDASLKPLFALPLNIRPLSRLPFEAPHAVEQLLAARQIDGEDHESRLRTTIDLDLQHTLERQITRYVARNNGIGIRNASAMLVDTRDMGIKAMVGSADYFNRSIQGQVNGTLARRSPGSTLKPFIYALGFDQGVLHPQTVLRDVPTSFGPYTPENFDGHFLGPITATDALNRSRNIPAVWVASQLHQPDLYQFLQQAGIGHLASEQHYGLALVLGGGEVTMQDLAGLYAMLANRGELKPLRLLASDPQVPGTRMLSDEASFMVMDMLRQHLRPDETTGAQPSHLPVYWKTGTSWAFRDAWTAGVFGPYVLIVWVGNFDSTSNQAFVGVDAAAPLFFQIVDGLEAERPQLAEPFRPRPGNVKRVQICLASGELPNQWCPEKGWTWFIPGKSPIRVSNVHRPVVIDDASGLPACPPYTGKRTHEEVYEFWPSDLQQVFAQAGIPRRKPPQNPECRNAGTPDGDPPQITSPVRGSVYAMRLKQLGQERIAFNATTDADAHALYWFVNDAYVGRSDPGTALYWQPRTAGSYSVRAIDDHGRIDQRTLEVGLVD; translated from the coding sequence GTGTCTTTACTTCGTTCCTTGCTGCATGCGTGTGGCCGCTGGCTGCACCGCTGGCAGAACTGGCTGGTCGGCGCGCTGCTCGTCGTGGGCGTGCTGGCGGGTTGCCGTCTCTGGCCGCATCCTTCGCTGCAGGGATGGAAACCGTCCTCCACTGCCTTCTACGACGACCACGGCCGCCTGTTGCGTTTGACGCTGGCGAGCGACGATCGCTATCGCCTGTGGGTGCCGCTCAAGGATATGTCGCCGCAACTGGTTGACGCAGTGCTGTTGCACGAAGACCGCTGGTATCGCTGGCACCCCGGTTTCAATCCGTACGGCCTCGCGCGCGGCGCGTGGGTGACCTACGTGCGGCACGGCAACCCGCAGGGTGGCTCGACCATCACCATGCAACTGGCGCGCTCGCTATGGCAACTGAATACGCGCACGCCATGGGGCAAGCTGAAGCAGGTGGGGCGCGCGATCCAGCTCGAGCTGTTCTATTCCAAGCAGCAGATTCTCGAGGCGTATCTGAACGATGCGCCGTATGGCCGAAACGTCGAGGGGGCCGGCGCGGCCAGCATCGCGTATTTCAACAAGCCGGTGGGCGCGTTGAGCTTGCCGGAAGCATTGACGCTGGCAGTGATTCCGCAGGACCCGGCGCGCCGTTTGCCGCGTGTGCCGACGCGAGGGCCGGCGGGTGCCGATGGCGTGATCAACCCGCAGCTCACGACTTCACGCAACCGCCTGTACGCGCGTTGGCTGGCGGGCCATCCGCAGGATGCTTCGCTCAAACCGCTGTTTGCGTTGCCATTGAATATCCGGCCGTTGTCGCGCCTGCCGTTCGAGGCGCCGCATGCAGTGGAGCAACTGCTGGCGGCGCGACAGATCGACGGCGAAGATCACGAATCGCGTCTGCGGACGACGATCGACCTGGATCTGCAGCACACCCTCGAGCGGCAGATTACCCGCTACGTTGCACGTAACAACGGGATCGGGATTCGCAACGCGTCCGCCATGCTGGTGGATACGCGCGACATGGGCATCAAGGCGATGGTTGGTTCGGCTGATTATTTCAACCGCTCGATACAAGGTCAGGTGAACGGAACGTTGGCACGGCGCTCGCCGGGGTCGACGCTCAAACCGTTTATCTATGCACTTGGCTTCGACCAGGGCGTGCTGCATCCACAGACCGTGCTGCGGGACGTGCCAACCTCGTTCGGCCCGTACACGCCGGAGAATTTCGACGGCCATTTCCTCGGGCCGATTACCGCAACCGATGCACTGAACCGCAGCCGCAATATTCCGGCGGTTTGGGTGGCGTCGCAATTGCATCAGCCTGATCTGTATCAGTTCCTGCAGCAGGCCGGCATTGGGCATCTGGCGAGCGAGCAGCACTATGGGCTCGCGCTGGTGCTCGGCGGTGGCGAGGTGACCATGCAGGATCTGGCCGGCCTCTATGCGATGCTCGCCAATCGCGGCGAACTGAAACCGCTGCGCCTGCTCGCCAGCGATCCTCAGGTACCGGGTACGCGCATGCTGAGCGACGAGGCGAGCTTCATGGTCATGGATATGCTGCGTCAGCATCTGCGGCCGGACGAAACCACCGGGGCGCAACCATCGCATTTGCCGGTGTACTGGAAGACTGGCACGTCATGGGCGTTTCGCGATGCGTGGACCGCAGGCGTGTTTGGTCCTTATGTGCTGATCGTGTGGGTGGGCAATTTCGACAGCACGAGCAATCAGGCATTCGTTGGCGTGGATGCAGCTGCGCCGCTGTTTTTCCAGATCGTCGATGGGCTTGAAGCCGAACGTCCGCAGCTTGCCGAGCCATTCCGGCCCAGGCCGGGTAACGTCAAACGCGTGCAGATCTGCCTTGCCAGCGGCGAGCTGCCGAATCAATGGTGTCCAGAGAAGGGTTGGACGTGGTTTATTCCAGGCAAGTCGCCGATCCGCGTGAGCAATGTGCATCGTCCGGTGGTGATCGATGATGCGAGCGGTCTGCCGGCGTGCCCGCCTTATACGGGCAAGCGCACGCACGAAGAAGTGTATGAATTCTGGCCGTCCGATCTGCAGCAGGTTTTTGCGCAAGCAGGTATCCCGCGCCGCAAGCCACCGCAAAATCCGGAGTGCCGTAATGCGGGCACGCCGGATGGCGATCCGCCGCAGATCACTTCACCCGTGCGTGGCAGTGTCTATGCGATGCGTCTGAAACAGCTTGGCCAGGAGCGTATCGCCTTCAATGCCACCACGGATGCCGATGCGCATGCGCTGTACTGGTTCGTCAACGACGCGTATGTGGGCCGTAGCGATCCGGGCACGGCGCTTTACTGGCAACCGCGCACGGCGGGTAGTTACAGCGTGCGGGCGATCGACGATCATGGGCGGATCGATCAGCGCACGCTTGAGGTCGGGTTGGTGGATTGA
- a CDS encoding dienelactone hydrolase family protein, with the protein MSASFIEVTAHDGGRFNAYVARPAQGSGPGLVLLQEIFGINDFMKSMADRFAEEGYVVLVPDLFWRIQPGVVLGYGDADMQTALGYLQRFDIDRAIGDIEATIGALRALPEQAGKVGTIGYCLGGKLAMLSAARTDVDCAVSYYGAGLEAYLDEVPAIRCPMVFHFPEQDAHCPPEVRERISSTLKTRPQIEQYVYVGCDHAFANPSRKSYDKPATMMAYSRTLTLLRKVLGPVYDLNTLWEQHCYYEFATRDVDAVMPTMVEQPYVNHVPTMTGGVGHDNLKRFYTHHFVHSNPEDTKLIPISRTIGADRIVDEFVFSCTHTCEIDWLLPGVAPTGKYFEVPMLAVVCFRGDKLYNEHIYWDQASVLVQVGLIDPAGLPVAGIESARKLLDETLPSNQLMGAKAKA; encoded by the coding sequence ATGTCCGCGTCATTCATCGAAGTCACCGCCCACGATGGCGGCCGTTTCAACGCTTACGTGGCGCGTCCTGCGCAAGGCTCGGGGCCAGGACTCGTGCTGCTGCAGGAAATCTTCGGCATCAACGACTTTATGAAGTCGATGGCCGACCGCTTTGCAGAAGAGGGGTACGTGGTGCTGGTGCCCGACCTGTTCTGGCGGATCCAGCCAGGCGTCGTGCTCGGCTACGGCGATGCCGATATGCAAACCGCGCTCGGTTACCTGCAACGCTTCGACATTGACCGCGCGATAGGCGACATCGAAGCAACCATCGGCGCGTTACGCGCGCTGCCGGAGCAGGCAGGCAAGGTCGGCACAATCGGGTACTGTCTGGGCGGCAAGCTCGCCATGCTAAGCGCAGCCCGCACCGACGTCGACTGTGCAGTCAGTTATTACGGCGCCGGGCTCGAAGCTTACCTGGACGAAGTACCGGCCATCCGCTGTCCGATGGTGTTCCACTTCCCCGAACAGGATGCGCACTGCCCGCCCGAGGTTCGCGAGCGCATCAGCAGCACACTGAAGACCCGGCCACAGATCGAGCAATACGTCTACGTGGGATGCGATCACGCCTTCGCCAATCCCTCACGCAAAAGCTACGACAAGCCCGCCACGATGATGGCGTACTCGCGCACCCTCACGCTGCTGCGCAAGGTGCTGGGGCCGGTGTACGACCTGAATACGCTGTGGGAACAGCACTGCTACTACGAATTCGCGACGCGCGACGTGGACGCGGTCATGCCGACCATGGTTGAACAACCGTACGTCAATCACGTCCCGACGATGACGGGCGGCGTAGGCCACGACAACCTCAAGCGCTTCTACACGCATCACTTCGTTCATTCGAACCCTGAGGATACGAAGCTGATTCCGATATCACGGACGATCGGCGCGGACCGCATCGTCGACGAATTCGTTTTCAGCTGCACGCATACATGCGAGATCGACTGGCTGCTGCCGGGTGTCGCGCCCACCGGCAAGTATTTCGAAGTGCCGATGCTGGCTGTGGTGTGCTTCCGCGGCGACAAGCTGTACAACGAGCATATCTACTGGGATCAGGCGTCGGTACTCGTGCAGGTGGGGCTGATCGATCCGGCAGGGCTGCCGGTGGCGGGTATCGAGAGCGCGCGCAAGCTGCTTGATGAGACGTTGCCGTCGAATCAGCTCATGGGCGCGAAGGCAAAGGCGTAA
- a CDS encoding AMP-binding protein, protein MEPSAHVDTFARDHLPPQDQWPVFLLDNPDIAYPARFNCATELLDRTIEAGHGERPAIWSDMNGVPQATTYRELLTLANRSAHVLVDEMGLQPGNRVLLRGPNTLQMAVAALAALKAGLVLVPTMPLLRAKELKQIIDKAQISAALCDTRLTEELERCRNPQDEYFCPDLQQIRLFHDDAPDSLETLAASKPEHFSACDTASDDVCLIAFTSGTTGLPKGCMHFHRDVLMMCDLFPRHVLKPIASDVFCGTPPLAFTFGLGGLLCFPLRVGASTVLIEKLTPETLLQTVERFRATIMFTAPTFYRQMAPLIPRFDISSLEKTVSAGEALPDSTRRLWREASGIEMIDGIGGTELIHIFISAAGAETRAHAIGRAVPGYVVQAVDDAMQPVPPGTIGKLAVRGPTGCRYLADERQAKFVRDGWNLPGDSVYLDADGYVFYQARADDMIVSAGYNISGPEVESVLLQHDAVAECGVIGAPDETRGQVVKAFIVLNPGYTGDDNLVAQLQDFVKNSVAPYKYPRLIAFVDSLPRTETGKLKRFALRTL, encoded by the coding sequence ATGGAACCGTCAGCTCACGTCGATACCTTTGCCCGCGATCATCTGCCGCCGCAGGATCAGTGGCCGGTGTTTCTGCTCGACAATCCCGACATCGCGTACCCGGCGCGTTTTAACTGCGCGACTGAGTTGCTTGACCGCACGATCGAGGCTGGTCACGGCGAGCGTCCCGCGATCTGGTCGGACATGAACGGCGTGCCTCAGGCGACTACCTATCGCGAACTGCTTACGCTGGCGAATCGCAGCGCACATGTGCTGGTCGATGAGATGGGGCTGCAGCCGGGCAACCGCGTCTTGCTGCGCGGGCCGAATACCTTGCAGATGGCAGTCGCCGCGTTGGCCGCGCTCAAGGCGGGACTTGTGCTGGTGCCTACGATGCCGCTGCTGCGCGCCAAGGAACTCAAGCAGATCATCGATAAGGCGCAGATCAGTGCCGCCTTGTGCGACACACGTCTGACCGAGGAACTCGAGCGTTGCCGTAATCCACAAGACGAGTATTTTTGTCCGGATCTGCAGCAGATCCGCCTGTTCCATGATGATGCTCCGGACTCCCTGGAAACACTTGCCGCGAGCAAACCAGAACACTTCAGCGCCTGCGATACCGCAAGCGACGACGTCTGCCTGATCGCCTTCACCAGCGGCACAACAGGCTTACCCAAAGGCTGCATGCACTTTCATCGCGACGTCCTGATGATGTGCGACCTGTTCCCGCGCCACGTACTCAAGCCCATCGCCAGCGACGTGTTCTGCGGCACGCCCCCACTGGCCTTCACGTTCGGACTCGGTGGTCTGCTGTGCTTCCCGCTTCGGGTCGGCGCTTCTACGGTGCTGATCGAGAAGCTCACACCGGAGACGTTGCTGCAAACCGTCGAACGCTTTCGCGCCACGATCATGTTCACGGCGCCGACCTTCTATCGGCAGATGGCGCCGCTGATACCGCGCTTCGATATCTCGAGCCTCGAGAAGACCGTTTCCGCTGGCGAAGCGCTGCCCGACTCGACGCGGCGGCTATGGCGCGAGGCAAGCGGCATTGAAATGATCGACGGTATCGGCGGGACCGAGTTGATCCATATTTTCATTTCAGCCGCGGGCGCGGAGACCCGGGCACATGCAATCGGACGCGCCGTTCCCGGATATGTCGTGCAAGCCGTCGACGATGCCATGCAGCCCGTGCCACCCGGCACCATCGGCAAGCTTGCCGTGCGCGGACCGACCGGTTGCCGCTATCTGGCCGACGAACGGCAAGCGAAGTTCGTGCGCGACGGCTGGAACCTGCCTGGCGACTCTGTCTATCTGGACGCCGACGGTTACGTGTTCTACCAGGCACGCGCCGACGATATGATCGTCTCCGCCGGCTATAACATCTCCGGTCCGGAAGTGGAAAGCGTGCTGCTGCAACACGATGCCGTGGCGGAATGCGGCGTAATCGGTGCACCGGACGAAACGCGTGGACAGGTCGTCAAAGCGTTTATCGTCCTCAATCCCGGCTATACCGGAGACGACAATCTGGTCGCGCAATTGCAGGATTTCGTGAAGAATAGCGTTGCGCCGTACAAGTATCCGCGTCTGATCGCTTTCGTCGATTCACTGCCGCGCACCGAAACGGGCAAGCTCAAACGGTTCGCTCTGCGCACCCTGTAA
- a CDS encoding RidA family protein produces MKKPLLPAGWVKPRGYANGVAAVGTQVFIAGQIGWDAEARFTSNDFAAQAIQALRNIVAVLNEAGGKPEHLVRLTWYVTDKSEYLAALKDIGRAFRELIGDYDIAMSAVQVVALIEDQAKVEIEATAVIPHEAS; encoded by the coding sequence ATGAAAAAACCTCTTCTTCCCGCCGGCTGGGTCAAACCGCGCGGCTATGCAAACGGCGTCGCGGCCGTCGGGACGCAAGTCTTCATCGCCGGACAGATCGGCTGGGATGCCGAGGCGCGCTTCACGTCAAACGACTTCGCGGCTCAGGCTATTCAAGCCTTGCGTAACATCGTCGCCGTGCTCAACGAGGCCGGTGGCAAGCCGGAACACCTGGTGCGCCTGACATGGTATGTGACCGACAAGAGCGAGTACCTTGCGGCGCTCAAGGACATCGGCCGCGCGTTTCGCGAGCTGATCGGCGATTACGACATCGCCATGAGCGCGGTGCAGGTCGTCGCGCTGATCGAAGACCAAGCCAAGGTCGAAATCGAAGCCACTGCAGTGATCCCCCACGAAGCCAGCTAA
- a CDS encoding acyl-CoA thioesterase: MSATFDMPVRIRFAHCDPAGIVFFPQYLVLTNALVEDWFTERLKIDYAHMIGQRRIGLPIVKLDCEFSRPSRMGETVTLTLTVNSIGRRSIRIGIVGHCHDEVRFRAHQVLVTTSLETGQSIDIPDDIASALASFAPPPALIDEPRS; encoded by the coding sequence ATGAGCGCCACGTTCGACATGCCCGTACGCATCCGTTTCGCGCATTGCGATCCGGCCGGCATCGTGTTCTTTCCGCAATATCTCGTGCTGACGAATGCACTGGTGGAAGATTGGTTCACCGAGCGCCTGAAAATCGACTACGCACATATGATCGGCCAGCGCCGCATCGGCCTGCCGATCGTCAAGCTTGATTGCGAGTTTTCGCGGCCCAGCCGCATGGGCGAGACAGTCACGCTCACGTTGACGGTGAACTCAATCGGCCGCCGTTCGATCCGGATCGGCATTGTTGGCCATTGCCATGACGAAGTGCGCTTTCGCGCGCATCAGGTGCTGGTAACCACTTCGCTCGAGACCGGCCAGTCCATCGATATTCCCGACGACATCGCGAGCGCTCTCGCGTCCTTCGCTCCACCGCCTGCCCTCATCGACGAGCCACGCTCATGA
- a CDS encoding acyl-CoA dehydrogenase family protein, producing MSSSGKTDLHSALAWPFFEDRHRELAAGIEAWCRTHLADAEHGGDVDATCRRLVRQLGAAGWLKYGVGGTAYGRHGDTIDTRAVCLLRETLARHSGLADFALAMQGLGSGAISLGGTHEQKQRYLPRVANGTAIAAFALSEPEAGSDVAAMALSAREDGDAYVLDGDKTWISNGGIADFYVVFARTGEAPGARGISAFIVDADTPGLEIAERIDVIAPHPLARLHFAGARVPRSQMLGEPGEGFKLAMRTLDIFRTSVAAASLGFARHAMAEGLTRAASRKMFGQTLGDFQLTQAKLAQMALTIDSSALLVYRAAWLRDQGESVTREAAMAKWHASEGAQQVIDAAVQLWGGMGVQSGTAVEMLYREIRALRIYEGATEVQQLIVGRDLLKAHAAAQQDSKSKP from the coding sequence TTGAGCTCTTCCGGCAAGACCGATCTCCATAGCGCGCTGGCGTGGCCATTCTTCGAAGACCGTCATCGCGAACTCGCGGCCGGCATCGAAGCGTGGTGCAGAACGCATCTCGCTGACGCGGAACACGGCGGCGATGTCGACGCAACCTGCCGTCGTCTCGTGCGCCAACTGGGTGCTGCGGGCTGGCTGAAATACGGCGTCGGCGGCACTGCATATGGTCGGCACGGCGACACCATCGACACCCGCGCCGTCTGCCTGTTGCGCGAAACGCTTGCCAGGCATTCTGGTCTCGCCGACTTCGCGCTTGCCATGCAAGGGCTCGGCTCGGGCGCGATCTCGCTCGGCGGCACGCACGAACAAAAGCAGCGATATTTGCCGCGGGTCGCGAACGGCACGGCCATTGCCGCATTCGCGCTGTCGGAACCGGAAGCAGGCTCGGACGTCGCAGCCATGGCTTTGTCCGCGCGAGAAGATGGCGACGCCTATGTACTCGACGGCGACAAGACCTGGATTTCCAACGGTGGAATCGCCGACTTTTATGTGGTGTTTGCCAGAACCGGCGAGGCGCCTGGCGCACGCGGCATCAGCGCGTTTATTGTCGATGCCGATACGCCGGGCCTTGAAATCGCCGAGCGCATCGACGTGATCGCACCGCATCCGCTCGCGCGTTTGCATTTTGCCGGCGCACGCGTGCCGCGCAGCCAGATGCTGGGCGAACCCGGCGAAGGTTTCAAACTGGCCATGCGCACGCTCGATATTTTCCGCACCTCGGTAGCAGCGGCATCGCTCGGCTTTGCGCGCCATGCCATGGCCGAGGGTCTCACGCGTGCAGCCTCGCGCAAAATGTTCGGCCAGACGCTCGGCGATTTTCAGCTGACCCAGGCGAAGCTCGCGCAGATGGCGTTGACCATCGACAGCAGCGCCCTGCTCGTCTATCGCGCAGCCTGGTTGCGTGACCAGGGCGAAAGCGTCACACGCGAAGCCGCAATGGCAAAGTGGCACGCCAGCGAAGGCGCGCAGCAAGTGATCGACGCAGCGGTTCAGCTGTGGGGCGGTATGGGTGTGCAAAGCGGCACCGCTGTCGAAATGCTCTATCGCGAGATTCGCGCTTTACGCATCTACGAAGGCGCAACCGAAGTGCAGCAGCTGATCGTGGGCCGTGACCTGCTGAAGGCACACGCTGCCGCCCAACAGGACAGCAAGAGCAAGCCATGA
- a CDS encoding enoyl-CoA hydratase family protein, giving the protein MTRSHVDALLDGNRVTLAGYEAKHFGWSVNAKVATITLNRPERKNPLTFESYAELRDLFRQLAYATDVKAVVIHGSGGNFCSGGDVHDIIAPLIDLPMPELLLFTRMTGDLVKAMRHCPQPVIAAVDGVCAGAGAILAMASDMRLGTARSKLAFLFSRVGLAGCDMGACSILPRIIGQGRASELLFTGRSASGDEGYAWGFYNRLCEPDALLDEAANLAAELVAGPTFAHGITKKMLHQEWSMSIDEAIESEAQAQAICMSTHDFERAYRAFAAKTRPVFEGD; this is encoded by the coding sequence ATGACACGATCCCACGTCGACGCATTGCTAGATGGCAATCGCGTAACGCTGGCGGGCTACGAAGCCAAACACTTCGGCTGGTCGGTGAACGCGAAGGTCGCGACGATCACGTTGAACCGTCCCGAACGCAAGAACCCGCTGACCTTCGAATCGTATGCCGAGTTGCGCGACCTGTTTCGCCAACTGGCATACGCAACCGATGTGAAGGCCGTCGTGATTCACGGCTCGGGCGGCAACTTCTGCTCAGGCGGCGACGTGCACGACATCATCGCGCCGCTGATCGATCTGCCGATGCCGGAGTTGCTGCTGTTCACGCGTATGACCGGCGATCTCGTGAAGGCGATGCGCCACTGCCCGCAACCTGTGATCGCCGCCGTCGACGGCGTCTGCGCGGGTGCAGGGGCCATTCTCGCGATGGCATCCGATATGCGTCTCGGCACCGCGCGCAGCAAGCTCGCATTCCTGTTTTCGCGTGTGGGTCTGGCCGGCTGCGATATGGGTGCGTGCTCGATCCTGCCGCGCATCATCGGTCAGGGACGCGCGTCGGAATTGCTGTTCACCGGCCGCTCGGCAAGCGGTGACGAAGGCTACGCCTGGGGCTTCTATAACCGTCTGTGCGAACCCGATGCGCTGCTCGACGAAGCCGCCAACCTCGCCGCCGAGCTCGTCGCCGGGCCGACTTTCGCGCACGGCATCACCAAGAAGATGCTGCACCAGGAATGGAGCATGAGCATCGACGAAGCAATCGAATCCGAGGCGCAAGCGCAGGCCATCTGCATGAGCACGCATGATTTCGAACGTGCTTACCGCGCGTTCGCGGCAAAGACGCGTCCTGTGTTCGAAGGAGACTGA
- a CDS encoding MarR family winged helix-turn-helix transcriptional regulator, whose amino-acid sequence MTRAASAKKAASAEAKPAVRKGVAKPAENVVDMEMSTGVDSHMGLRLWLRMLTTTNLVQAELRKRLRSEFDTTLPRFDLMAQLERHPEGLKMTELSRRLMVTGGNVTGITDQLEQERLVVRDADPNDRRSISVRLTPEGRKLFDRMAVAHEQWVVEMFGGLSLDEKSRTHQRLGKLKKHLLDNLKG is encoded by the coding sequence ATGACCCGTGCAGCTAGCGCTAAAAAGGCGGCATCCGCAGAAGCAAAGCCCGCGGTACGCAAAGGCGTCGCGAAGCCTGCGGAAAACGTCGTCGACATGGAAATGAGCACGGGCGTCGACAGCCATATGGGCCTGCGTCTATGGCTGCGCATGCTCACCACGACCAACCTCGTGCAAGCCGAACTACGTAAACGCCTGCGCAGCGAATTCGACACCACGCTGCCCCGCTTCGATCTGATGGCCCAACTCGAACGTCATCCGGAAGGCCTGAAGATGACCGAGCTCTCGCGCCGGTTGATGGTCACAGGCGGCAACGTCACCGGCATTACCGATCAGCTCGAACAGGAACGCCTCGTGGTACGCGATGCGGATCCAAACGATCGCCGCTCGATCAGCGTGCGCCTGACACCTGAAGGCCGCAAGCTGTTCGACCGCATGGCCGTGGCACATGAACAATGGGTCGTCGAAATGTTCGGCGGCCTCAGCCTCGATGAGAAGTCGCGCACGCATCAGCGTCTGGGCAAGCTCAAGAAACATCTGCTCGACAACCTCAAGGGTTGA
- a CDS encoding SDR family NAD(P)-dependent oxidoreductase: MNTELSGLAGKHAVVTGGGSGIGAATAEALVRAGARVTLMGRDAARLAAQRDALIALSPSGAADELTCITLDVAQEAAVIAAFEQAGPVDILINNAGQAQASPFTQTDMALWQRMLDVNLTGVFLCTRAVLPGMLERGYGRIVNIASTAGQIGYAYVAAYCAAKHGVIGLTRSLALEVATKGITVNAVCPGYTETELLRASLDQITSKTSRSEKEARSILLRNNPQQRFVAPDEVANAALWLCMPGSAAITGQSISVSGGEVT, encoded by the coding sequence GTGAACACAGAACTCTCCGGACTGGCCGGAAAACACGCGGTCGTAACCGGCGGCGGAAGTGGCATCGGCGCTGCCACCGCTGAGGCGCTGGTGCGCGCCGGGGCGCGCGTCACGTTGATGGGCCGCGACGCTGCGCGTCTAGCCGCGCAGCGGGACGCGTTAATTGCGCTAAGCCCAAGCGGTGCAGCAGACGAACTCACATGCATCACGCTGGACGTGGCGCAGGAAGCTGCCGTCATTGCCGCATTCGAGCAAGCCGGTCCTGTAGACATCCTGATCAATAACGCGGGCCAGGCGCAAGCCTCCCCGTTCACACAGACCGACATGGCGCTCTGGCAGCGCATGCTCGACGTCAATCTCACTGGCGTATTCCTTTGCACGCGCGCGGTACTGCCGGGCATGCTCGAGCGCGGCTATGGCCGCATCGTCAATATCGCCAGCACTGCTGGGCAGATCGGCTACGCCTACGTCGCCGCTTATTGCGCGGCAAAGCATGGTGTGATCGGGCTGACGCGTTCGCTCGCACTCGAAGTCGCGACCAAAGGCATCACCGTCAACGCAGTCTGCCCCGGCTACACCGAGACCGAACTGCTGCGCGCTTCGCTCGACCAGATCACCAGCAAGACGTCACGTAGCGAGAAAGAAGCACGCAGCATCCTGTTGCGCAATAACCCGCAACAACGCTTTGTCGCACCGGACGAAGTCGCCAACGCCGCCCTGTGGCTATGCATGCCGGGCTCGGCAGCGATAACCGGTCAATCCATTTCCGTCTCCGGGGGAGAAGTCACATGA